A region from the Oceanidesulfovibrio marinus genome encodes:
- a CDS encoding cold shock domain-containing protein yields the protein MAYEGTVKWFNEKKGFGFIQREEGDDVFVHYSAIQSQGFKTLNEGDRVSFDIEHGDKGARAANVVKM from the coding sequence ATGGCGTATGAAGGCACTGTGAAATGGTTCAACGAAAAAAAAGGGTTCGGTTTCATTCAACGCGAAGAGGGTGACGATGTGTTCGTTCACTACTCCGCCATCCAGTCTCAGGGCTTCAAAACCCTGAACGAGGGCGATCGCGTTTCCTTTGATATCGAACACGGCGACAAGGGTGCGCGCGCGGCCAATGTGGTCAAGATGTAA
- a CDS encoding cold-shock protein gives MAQGVVKWFNEKKGFGFISIDDGEDVFVHYSAIQADGFKTLQEGDAVTFELVENDKGPRASNVVRCC, from the coding sequence ATGGCCCAAGGCGTGGTCAAGTGGTTCAATGAGAAGAAAGGGTTTGGTTTCATCAGCATCGATGACGGTGAGGATGTCTTTGTCCACTACTCGGCCATCCAGGCCGACGGCTTCAAGACCCTCCAGGAAGGCGACGCTGTCACCTTTGAGCTCGTAGAAAATGACAAGGGTCCCAGGGCTTCCAACGTCGTGCGCTGTTGCTAG
- a CDS encoding amphi-Trp domain-containing protein: MGKNKVKIDGTMELSQVISYLEDLVGGLKAGSVHVQLGEETVVLRPGNIVECEIEVSQKKDKEELTLELCWKKDEKGSDTVKISTSGPTIEIT; this comes from the coding sequence ATGGGCAAGAACAAGGTAAAGATCGACGGCACAATGGAGCTCTCCCAGGTCATTTCCTACCTGGAAGATCTCGTGGGAGGCCTCAAGGCCGGCTCGGTGCATGTCCAACTTGGCGAAGAGACCGTCGTGCTGCGTCCGGGCAACATTGTCGAGTGCGAGATCGAAGTCTCCCAGAAGAAGGACAAGGAAGAGCTGACGTTGGAACTCTGTTGGAAGAAGGACGAGAAGGGCTCCGACACTGTGAAAATATCAACATCCGGCCCCACTATTGAGATAACCTAA
- a CDS encoding 4Fe-4S binding protein yields the protein MKFTPMTVNVLKNLFSAKSTRPYPFVVRDPFPDARGELYNDIDKCIFCSTCARKCPSQCITVDRDKGIWKCDPFACVYCGTCVDVCPVHCLHHKQTWRSVTPERQMIEMQGTPPKPKKKAEAAQGEKKATAKKDATK from the coding sequence ATGAAATTCACTCCCATGACCGTCAATGTCCTGAAGAACCTCTTCAGCGCAAAGTCCACGCGGCCCTATCCGTTCGTTGTCCGCGATCCCTTCCCGGACGCCCGCGGAGAGCTCTACAACGACATCGACAAGTGCATCTTCTGCAGCACCTGCGCGCGCAAGTGTCCGTCGCAGTGCATCACCGTGGACAGGGACAAGGGCATCTGGAAGTGCGATCCCTTTGCCTGCGTCTACTGCGGCACCTGCGTGGATGTCTGCCCGGTCCACTGCCTCCACCACAAGCAGACCTGGCGCTCCGTCACGCCGGAACGGCAGATGATCGAAATGCAAGGAACGCCGCCCAAGCCCAAGAAAAAGGCCGAGGCGGCCCAGGGTGAAAAGAAGGCCACAGCAAAGAAAGACGCCACCAAGTAG